Proteins co-encoded in one Halorussus lipolyticus genomic window:
- a CDS encoding DUF7311 family protein has protein sequence MIRVVLGVALAVALVAVTTPALEDARESRSELLAERELGRVEAVIEELAREEAPGARRTLTLSLPGDSPTEASLSFVALGGVPGNSSATATDTAEGDLLVFRVAGGPRHVRRVAADLRVVSEDARSAVDSRALVLRGGETYEVTLRVVRSDGRRIVVVSVR, from the coding sequence GTGATACGGGTGGTCCTCGGGGTCGCGCTCGCGGTGGCCCTCGTCGCTGTCACGACCCCGGCGCTCGAAGACGCCCGCGAGAGTCGGAGCGAACTCCTCGCCGAGCGAGAACTGGGCCGCGTGGAGGCCGTTATCGAGGAGTTAGCCCGCGAGGAGGCCCCCGGCGCGCGCCGAACGCTCACCCTCTCGCTCCCCGGTGATTCACCGACCGAGGCCTCGCTGTCGTTCGTCGCGCTCGGCGGAGTCCCCGGAAATTCATCAGCGACCGCGACTGACACCGCTGAGGGCGACCTCCTCGTCTTCCGAGTCGCGGGCGGTCCTCGCCACGTCCGGCGGGTCGCGGCCGACCTGCGAGTCGTCAGCGAGGACGCTCGGTCGGCCGTGGACTCGCGGGCGCTGGTTCTGCGCGGCGGAGAGACCTACGAGGTGACGCTCCGGGTGGTCCGCTCGGACGGGCGTCGAATCGTGGTCGTGTCGGTTCGATAG
- a CDS encoding DUF7310 family coiled-coil domain-containing protein, translating into MSDFDALDERLRAVERALTDHDSDLTDLRDAAELTREVERLADRLDDAEERLDGLDAGTQALRGYVGNVRAVNESVERRADTALAKAEEVEAELDGIDASASANADAEPRPVAPSHPTRPCGCERDPRRIASCPARSESDAERKDAGLLARIAAVLR; encoded by the coding sequence ATGTCCGATTTCGACGCGCTGGACGAGCGACTCCGGGCCGTGGAGCGCGCGCTGACCGACCACGACAGCGACCTGACCGACCTGCGGGACGCCGCCGAACTGACCCGCGAGGTCGAACGACTCGCCGACCGACTCGACGACGCCGAGGAGCGCCTCGACGGCCTCGACGCTGGCACCCAAGCCCTCCGAGGCTACGTCGGCAACGTCCGGGCGGTCAACGAGTCGGTCGAGCGCCGGGCCGACACTGCGCTGGCGAAGGCCGAGGAGGTGGAAGCCGAACTGGACGGTATCGACGCCAGTGCGTCGGCGAACGCCGACGCCGAACCCCGGCCTGTCGCACCGTCACATCCGACTCGGCCCTGCGGTTGCGAGCGCGACCCTCGGCGAATCGCGTCGTGTCCCGCGAGGTCGGAGTCCGACGCCGAGCGCAAGGACGCCGGCCTCCTCGCCCGCATCGCGGCGGTCCTGCGGTGA
- a CDS encoding tubulin/FtsZ family protein: MKVVLIGVGQAGGKLTQRLAQYDQQMGFGAVQGALAVNSAEADLRELDLDTVLVGQDRVKGHGVGGDNELGAEVMQSDATEVMDALDGRITAQAEAIFVVAGLGGGTGSGGAPVLARELNRVYEIPVYGLGVLPGRGEGAMYQANAGRSLKTLVREADATLLIDNDAWHTSGESVGQAFDKINQNIAQRVGLLFASGEAVEGVGESVVDSSEVINTLRSGGIATLGFASAEAAEDAEANVNTITSITRKALLSNLSLPNAVQADSGLLVVAGQPETIPRKGVERSRKWVEEQTGSLQVRGGDFPLDSGRLASLVLLGGVERSDRIEEFLERAKEASKQAEQQKQDPAEQFRNDQLDDLI; this comes from the coding sequence ATGAAAGTCGTCCTGATTGGTGTCGGACAGGCCGGGGGTAAGCTTACCCAGCGATTGGCCCAGTACGACCAGCAGATGGGTTTCGGTGCAGTACAGGGAGCACTCGCAGTCAACTCCGCGGAAGCCGACCTCCGGGAATTGGACCTCGATACCGTCCTCGTGGGACAGGACCGCGTGAAGGGCCACGGCGTCGGCGGCGACAACGAACTCGGTGCCGAGGTCATGCAGAGCGACGCGACGGAAGTGATGGACGCTTTGGACGGCCGCATCACGGCCCAAGCCGAGGCCATCTTCGTCGTCGCGGGTCTCGGCGGCGGCACGGGGTCCGGCGGCGCGCCGGTCCTCGCCCGCGAACTCAATCGCGTCTACGAGATTCCCGTCTACGGCCTCGGCGTCCTCCCCGGCCGAGGAGAAGGCGCGATGTATCAAGCGAACGCCGGGCGTTCGCTCAAGACGCTCGTCCGCGAGGCCGACGCGACCCTCCTCATCGATAACGACGCGTGGCACACCTCCGGCGAGAGCGTCGGGCAGGCCTTCGACAAAATCAACCAGAACATCGCTCAGCGCGTCGGTCTGCTGTTCGCCTCGGGCGAGGCCGTCGAGGGCGTCGGCGAGAGCGTCGTGGACTCCAGCGAGGTCATCAACACCCTCCGGTCGGGCGGCATCGCCACCCTCGGGTTCGCCAGCGCCGAGGCCGCCGAGGACGCCGAGGCCAACGTCAACACCATCACCTCCATCACCCGGAAGGCCCTCCTGAGCAACCTCAGCCTCCCGAACGCGGTGCAGGCCGATTCGGGCCTGCTGGTCGTGGCGGGCCAACCCGAGACGATTCCCCGGAAGGGCGTCGAGCGCTCCCGGAAGTGGGTCGAGGAGCAGACCGGAAGCCTCCAAGTCCGGGGCGGGGACTTCCCGCTCGACAGCGGGCGTCTGGCCTCGCTGGTCCTGCTGGGCGGCGTCGAGCGCTCGGACCGCATCGAGGAGTTCCTCGAACGCGCCAAGGAGGCCAGCAAGCAGGCCGAACAGCAGAAACAGGACCCGGCCGAGCAGTTCCGCAACGACCAGCTAGACGACCTGATTTAG
- a CDS encoding alkaline phosphatase family protein, giving the protein MGLFDRIRGDDKPRVAFFGIDGVPYSFLEDHFDRFEHLGALADEGSSGAIDSIVPPESSACWPALTTGVNPGETGVYGFQDREVGSYDTYVPMGRDVQATRLWDRVADAGRDATVMNVPVTFPPQRNVQRMVSGFLSPGVDKASYPDEMREYLQSTDYRIDANAKLGHDEDKSEFIENAHKTLDARYEAFKHYLQEDDWDLFFGVFMTTDRVNHFLYKHYEEDMEYKDEFLEFYEKVDRYLGEIRKNLPDDVTMMVASDHGFTSLDYEVHFNEWLEQEGWLSYEDDDHEELGDISDDTEAYSLIPGRFYINLEGREPRGSVPESEYEQKRAQLKEALENLEGPNGKKVCDRVVEKEDAFRGDHEDIAPDLVAIPNYGFDLKAGFKGHDGVFGQGPRNGMHSFDNASLFVDDPEATVRDVDLYDIAPTILDLMEMEYDAGEFDGKSLV; this is encoded by the coding sequence ATGGGTCTCTTTGATAGGATTCGCGGCGACGACAAGCCCCGCGTTGCCTTCTTCGGTATCGACGGCGTTCCGTATAGCTTCTTAGAGGACCACTTCGACCGGTTCGAGCATCTGGGCGCGCTCGCCGACGAAGGCTCCTCGGGCGCGATAGACAGCATCGTCCCCCCCGAATCGTCGGCCTGCTGGCCCGCACTCACGACCGGCGTGAATCCGGGCGAGACCGGCGTCTACGGATTCCAAGACCGCGAGGTCGGCTCTTACGACACCTACGTCCCGATGGGCCGCGACGTGCAGGCGACTCGGCTCTGGGACCGCGTGGCCGACGCGGGCCGGGACGCGACAGTGATGAACGTCCCCGTCACCTTCCCGCCCCAGCGCAACGTCCAGCGCATGGTCTCGGGCTTCCTCTCGCCCGGCGTGGACAAGGCGTCGTACCCCGACGAGATGCGCGAGTACCTCCAGTCCACCGACTACCGCATCGACGCCAACGCTAAGTTGGGCCACGACGAGGACAAGTCGGAGTTCATCGAGAACGCCCACAAGACGCTGGACGCTCGCTACGAGGCGTTCAAACACTACCTGCAGGAGGACGACTGGGACCTGTTCTTCGGCGTCTTCATGACGACCGACCGGGTGAACCACTTCCTCTACAAGCACTACGAGGAGGACATGGAGTACAAAGACGAGTTCCTCGAGTTCTACGAGAAGGTGGACCGCTACCTCGGCGAGATTCGCAAGAACCTGCCCGACGACGTGACCATGATGGTGGCTTCCGACCACGGGTTCACCTCGCTGGATTACGAGGTCCACTTCAACGAGTGGCTCGAACAGGAGGGGTGGCTCTCCTACGAAGACGACGACCACGAGGAGCTGGGCGACATCAGCGACGACACCGAGGCCTACTCGCTCATCCCCGGTCGGTTCTACATCAACCTCGAAGGGCGCGAACCACGCGGAAGCGTCCCCGAAAGCGAGTACGAACAGAAGCGCGCCCAACTCAAGGAGGCCCTCGAAAACCTCGAAGGCCCCAACGGCAAGAAGGTGTGTGACCGCGTGGTCGAGAAGGAAGACGCCTTCCGCGGCGACCACGAGGACATCGCGCCGGACCTCGTGGCCATCCCGAACTACGGCTTCGACCTCAAGGCCGGGTTCAAGGGCCACGACGGCGTGTTCGGGCAGGGTCCCCGCAACGGGATGCACAGCTTCGACAACGCCTCGCTGTTCGTGGACGACCCCGAAGCGACGGTCCGGGACGTGGACCTCTACGACATCGCGCCCACCATCCTCGACCTGATGGAGATGGAGTACGACGCGGGCGAGTTCGACGGTAAGAGCTTAGTCTGA
- a CDS encoding transcription initiation factor IIB produces MTRSTRQRERQAEAEQTEDESEGVRECPECGSDNLVKSSDRAELVCDDCGLVVEEEQIDPGPEWRAFNHQERQEKSRVGAPTTQTMHDKGLTTTIDWKDKDAYGRSISSKKRSQMHRLRKWQERIRTKDAGERNLQFALSEIDRMASALGVPRSVREVASVIYRRALKEDLIRGRSIEGVATSALYAACRKEGIPRSLEEISEVSRVERKEIGRTYRYISQELGLEMKPVDPKKYVPRFCSELELSEEVQTKANEIIETTAEEGLLSGKSPTGYAAAAIYAASLLCNEKKTQREVADVAQVTEVTIRNRYQEQIEAMGIHS; encoded by the coding sequence ATGACACGGTCCACTCGCCAGCGGGAGCGCCAAGCCGAGGCGGAGCAAACCGAGGATGAGTCAGAGGGTGTACGGGAATGCCCGGAGTGTGGTTCTGACAACCTCGTAAAGAGTTCCGACAGGGCGGAACTCGTGTGTGATGACTGCGGCCTCGTCGTCGAGGAGGAGCAGATAGACCCCGGTCCTGAGTGGCGCGCGTTCAACCATCAGGAACGGCAGGAGAAGTCCCGCGTCGGTGCCCCGACCACCCAGACGATGCACGACAAGGGCCTGACGACCACCATCGACTGGAAGGACAAGGACGCCTACGGTCGGTCCATCTCCTCGAAGAAGCGGAGCCAGATGCACCGTCTGCGTAAATGGCAGGAACGGATTCGGACCAAGGACGCAGGCGAGCGGAACCTCCAGTTCGCCCTGAGCGAAATCGACCGCATGGCCTCGGCGCTCGGCGTCCCGCGGTCGGTGCGGGAGGTGGCCAGCGTCATCTACCGACGAGCGCTGAAGGAGGACCTGATTCGGGGACGCTCCATCGAGGGCGTCGCCACCTCCGCGCTCTACGCCGCCTGTCGAAAGGAGGGCATCCCGCGAAGCCTCGAAGAAATCTCGGAAGTATCGCGCGTCGAACGAAAGGAAATCGGTCGAACCTACCGCTACATCTCCCAAGAACTCGGCTTGGAGATGAAACCGGTGGACCCCAAGAAGTACGTCCCGCGATTCTGTTCCGAACTCGAACTCAGCGAAGAAGTCCAGACCAAGGCCAACGAAATCATCGAGACCACCGCCGAGGAGGGCCTCCTCTCTGGCAAGTCGCCGACCGGGTACGCCGCGGCGGCCATCTACGCCGCCTCCCTGCTCTGCAACGAGAAGAAGACCCAGCGCGAGGTCGCCGACGTGGCCCAAGTCACCGAAGTCACCATCCGCAACCGGTATCAGGAACAAATCGAGGCGATGGGCATCCACAGCTAA
- the rnhA gene encoding ribonuclease HI: MPVIECDVDSAREKLLAEGVEVSSGSSEHEEWRAEYGDANAVAYEGKVVVQGANPQDIETLLRDEGGHAYVYFDGASRGNPGPASVGWVIVTSDGIVAEGGETIGRATNNQAEYEALIRGLRTARDYGFDSVEVKGDSQLIVKQVTGAWNTNDPELREHRVTVREILTDFDDWELQHVPREINERADELANEALDNA, translated from the coding sequence ATGCCCGTCATCGAGTGCGACGTGGACTCTGCCCGCGAAAAACTGCTTGCTGAAGGTGTCGAGGTGTCGTCGGGCAGTTCGGAACACGAGGAGTGGCGCGCCGAGTACGGCGACGCCAACGCAGTCGCTTACGAGGGGAAAGTCGTCGTGCAGGGGGCGAACCCGCAGGACATCGAGACGCTCCTCCGCGACGAGGGCGGTCACGCCTACGTCTACTTCGACGGCGCGAGCAGGGGGAACCCCGGCCCCGCCTCAGTCGGGTGGGTCATCGTCACCAGCGACGGCATCGTCGCCGAGGGGGGCGAGACCATCGGCCGGGCGACCAACAATCAGGCCGAGTACGAGGCCCTGATTCGGGGCCTGCGGACAGCGAGGGACTACGGGTTCGATTCTGTCGAGGTGAAAGGTGACTCCCAACTCATCGTGAAACAGGTCACTGGCGCGTGGAATACTAACGACCCTGAACTCCGCGAACATCGGGTCACGGTCCGCGAGATTCTGACCGACTTCGACGACTGGGAGCTACAGCACGTCCCGAGAGAGATAAACGAGCGCGCCGACGAACTTGCGAACGAGGCCCTCGACAATGCCTGA
- a CDS encoding DUF7108 family protein, with translation MPESDTDDADAELPESTVERAERLTRLARDAVDDSEAEAYRDERADLLADHGFRARIRDDDTGATLVLYPEEWKEDGTIRPERIEDTGRAVEISLSGPGDPDEWDEVDEHNRGLVAQVREAHGDVHGDNASAFADFMSNHYARPMDSATSGEVEEFLGEYFPRNAWPSKEQRAVVRESIDLVFEAADE, from the coding sequence ATGCCTGAGTCCGACACCGACGACGCCGACGCAGAGCTTCCCGAATCGACCGTAGAGCGCGCCGAACGACTCACCCGACTCGCCCGCGACGCCGTGGACGACTCCGAGGCCGAGGCCTACCGCGACGAGCGCGCCGACCTGCTGGCCGACCACGGCTTCAGGGCGCGAATTCGGGACGACGACACCGGCGCGACGCTGGTTCTCTATCCCGAGGAGTGGAAAGAGGACGGCACCATCCGGCCGGAGCGCATCGAGGACACCGGCCGCGCGGTGGAAATCTCGCTGTCCGGGCCGGGCGACCCCGACGAGTGGGACGAGGTGGACGAACACAACCGGGGCCTCGTGGCGCAGGTCCGCGAGGCCCACGGCGACGTTCACGGCGACAACGCCTCAGCGTTCGCTGATTTCATGAGTAACCACTACGCTCGGCCGATGGACTCGGCGACCAGCGGCGAAGTCGAGGAGTTCCTCGGCGAGTACTTCCCCCGGAACGCGTGGCCGTCAAAAGAGCAACGTGCAGTCGTCCGAGAGTCTATCGACCTCGTGTTCGAGGCCGCCGACGAGTAG
- a CDS encoding PadR family transcriptional regulator: protein MSEAQTLTETSTARNLTAFQKNILTILSEEPMYGLAIKRELEDFYGEEVNHGRLYPNLDTLVEKGYVEKSELDKRTNQYELTDEGLAVVVDALQWTLSKFVTGEDRGDQVRDLVAGNE, encoded by the coding sequence ATGTCAGAGGCACAGACACTCACAGAGACGAGTACCGCGCGCAACCTTACCGCCTTCCAGAAGAACATCCTCACCATCCTCTCCGAGGAGCCGATGTACGGTCTCGCCATCAAGCGCGAGCTGGAAGACTTCTACGGTGAGGAGGTCAACCACGGCCGCCTGTACCCCAACCTCGACACGCTGGTCGAGAAGGGGTACGTCGAGAAGAGCGAACTCGACAAGCGAACCAACCAGTACGAACTCACCGACGAGGGCCTCGCCGTCGTCGTGGACGCCCTGCAGTGGACGCTCTCGAAGTTCGTCACGGGCGAGGACCGCGGCGACCAAGTCCGCGACCTCGTCGCCGGCAACGAATAG
- a CDS encoding inorganic diphosphatase, protein MANLWEDLETGPNPPEEIYAVVECLKGERNKYEYDKDIPGVVLDRVLHSNVHYPSDYGFIPQSYYDDEDPFDVLVLVEDQTFPGCVIEARPVALMKMDDDGEQDDKVIAVPSEDPRYDNVQDVEDLTEQQKDEISEFFETYKNLEEGKQTETLGWEDKQSAQDAIEHAMDLYEENFA, encoded by the coding sequence ATGGCTAACCTCTGGGAAGACTTAGAGACTGGACCGAACCCACCTGAGGAGATTTACGCGGTCGTCGAGTGTCTCAAAGGCGAGCGAAACAAGTACGAGTACGACAAGGACATCCCCGGCGTCGTCCTCGACCGTGTTCTCCACAGCAACGTCCACTACCCGAGCGACTACGGCTTCATCCCGCAATCCTACTACGACGACGAGGACCCCTTCGACGTGCTGGTCCTCGTGGAAGACCAGACTTTCCCCGGTTGCGTCATCGAGGCCCGTCCGGTCGCGCTCATGAAGATGGACGACGACGGCGAGCAGGACGACAAAGTCATCGCCGTCCCCTCGGAGGACCCGCGCTACGACAACGTGCAGGACGTCGAGGACCTCACCGAACAGCAGAAAGACGAAATCTCGGAGTTCTTCGAGACGTACAAGAACCTCGAAGAAGGCAAGCAGACCGAGACTCTCGGCTGGGAGGACAAGCAGTCCGCCCAAGACGCCATCGAACACGCGATGGACCTCTACGAGGAGAACTTCGCCTAA
- a CDS encoding DHH family phosphoesterase, with amino-acid sequence MAFGSALGGVEIIAVAVTLLLSGGLAVYAVQSVNDWRRDDDDEPIDALKNTIAGQNRVALVVPEGPSIDALSAAVGLQTLCTEWGVTARLYAEGPVTGEDSKTFCNIFDLELSVIGDGADELTDADAAVAVGGGGGVPRLSNNPPVVAVIRHRPTAEENILTVTPTDDGSTATTVTRLLESEAVVPDQRIATALLHGIRAGTREFRRANGTRDYEAAGFLHTYADLGRIEDLRSPGMSGDTFDVISDAIANRERRASFAVTNVGAVPSVSALEEAADTMLRLEGVSTAAVFGIHEETIVVSCRAEDVRTNAFDILDTAFETSETTGGNTDAATARVPLGLFAQVNGEHEETLDMLIDASTRKALFEAFESS; translated from the coding sequence ATGGCTTTCGGGTCTGCGCTCGGCGGTGTCGAGATAATTGCGGTAGCGGTGACGCTCTTGCTCTCGGGTGGACTGGCCGTCTACGCCGTCCAATCGGTCAACGACTGGCGACGAGACGACGATGACGAACCAATTGATGCGCTCAAAAACACGATTGCGGGCCAGAACCGGGTGGCGCTCGTGGTGCCCGAAGGGCCGAGTATCGACGCGCTGTCGGCCGCGGTCGGGTTACAGACCCTCTGCACCGAGTGGGGCGTCACCGCCCGCCTCTACGCCGAGGGGCCGGTCACGGGCGAGGACAGCAAGACCTTCTGCAACATCTTCGACCTCGAACTCTCGGTCATCGGCGACGGGGCCGACGAACTCACCGACGCCGACGCCGCAGTCGCAGTCGGCGGCGGTGGCGGCGTGCCCCGACTCTCGAACAACCCGCCGGTCGTCGCCGTGATTCGTCACCGACCGACCGCCGAGGAGAACATCCTCACGGTCACCCCGACCGACGACGGTTCGACCGCCACGACGGTCACGCGCCTGCTGGAATCCGAGGCGGTCGTCCCCGACCAGCGAATCGCCACGGCGCTCCTCCACGGCATCCGTGCCGGAACCCGCGAGTTCCGGCGGGCGAACGGGACCCGAGACTACGAGGCCGCCGGATTCCTCCACACCTACGCCGACCTCGGCCGCATCGAGGACCTCCGGTCGCCGGGCATGAGCGGCGACACCTTCGACGTTATCAGCGACGCCATCGCCAACCGCGAGCGCCGGGCGAGTTTCGCCGTCACGAACGTCGGGGCGGTCCCCTCGGTCTCCGCCCTCGAAGAAGCGGCCGACACGATGCTCCGCCTCGAAGGCGTCTCGACCGCCGCCGTCTTCGGCATCCACGAGGAGACCATCGTGGTCTCCTGCCGGGCCGAGGACGTGCGGACCAACGCCTTCGACATTCTGGACACCGCGTTCGAGACCAGCGAAACCACCGGCGGGAACACCGACGCCGCGACTGCGCGGGTCCCCCTCGGCCTGTTCGCGCAGGTCAACGGCGAACACGAGGAGACGCTGGACATGCTCATCGACGCGAGTACCCGGAAGGCGCTTTTCGAGGCCTTTGAATCGTCGTAA
- the nreA gene encoding DNA repair protein NreA, translating into MRLDEYIEGLGPDESDRKRRLAEEKSYEILDYVEDFQDRFSEVTQGDSLVGSTSPSVFVGRSNYPNVSTGILSPVGEEDRASEFTTDSEWYERGLDIDNVLQYRTGLLNSNHSADVDNVSDAWDGFVGTQREVAIADRPVDVEIGLSDSLDLDLDVDDITTPTGPSARATSADLTENPHVPRPVKKTLEDDDWQAQGAMAYLYRRGFDVYEINDILSAGALGRGQNRRLVPTRWSITAVDDTIGQFLRGQIRDRPSIDQTQVWVNEYMGNRYWVILTPGQWEYELVEMKAPGSIWNQDPNGETWMGSAHEGYEGRTGYVEETAGAYYASRLAVLEHLESVGRQAKCLVLREVSDDYWAPVGVWQIRESVRNAFEGEFGEAETFHGAVREIAPQLPVSLAGLRRKSHMLSGLQANLADFS; encoded by the coding sequence ATGCGTCTCGACGAGTACATCGAGGGCCTCGGCCCCGACGAATCCGACCGCAAGCGTCGCCTCGCCGAGGAGAAGTCCTACGAGATTCTCGACTACGTTGAGGACTTCCAAGACCGGTTCTCGGAGGTCACGCAGGGCGACTCGCTGGTCGGTAGCACCTCGCCCTCGGTGTTCGTCGGGCGGTCGAACTACCCCAACGTCTCGACGGGCATCCTCTCGCCGGTGGGCGAGGAGGACCGCGCCTCGGAGTTCACCACCGACAGCGAGTGGTACGAGCGCGGACTGGACATCGACAACGTGCTTCAGTACCGGACCGGCCTGCTGAACTCCAACCACTCGGCGGACGTGGACAACGTCAGCGACGCGTGGGACGGATTCGTCGGCACTCAGCGAGAGGTCGCCATCGCCGACCGACCGGTAGACGTGGAAATCGGCCTCTCGGACTCGCTGGACCTCGATTTGGACGTGGACGACATCACGACGCCCACCGGTCCCTCGGCCCGCGCCACGTCGGCGGACCTCACCGAGAACCCTCACGTCCCGCGGCCAGTCAAGAAGACCTTGGAGGACGACGACTGGCAAGCCCAAGGCGCGATGGCCTACCTCTACCGCAGAGGCTTCGACGTCTACGAAATCAACGACATCCTCTCGGCCGGTGCGCTCGGCAGAGGCCAGAATCGGCGACTCGTCCCGACGCGGTGGTCCATCACCGCGGTTGACGACACCATCGGCCAGTTCCTCCGCGGCCAGATTCGGGACCGGCCGAGTATCGACCAGACGCAGGTCTGGGTCAACGAGTACATGGGCAACCGCTACTGGGTGATTCTCACGCCCGGCCAGTGGGAGTACGAACTGGTCGAGATGAAGGCCCCCGGAAGCATCTGGAATCAGGACCCCAACGGCGAGACGTGGATGGGGAGCGCCCACGAGGGCTACGAGGGCCGAACCGGCTACGTCGAGGAGACCGCCGGGGCCTACTACGCTTCTCGCCTCGCAGTCCTCGAACACCTCGAATCGGTCGGCCGACAGGCCAAGTGTCTGGTCCTCCGGGAGGTCTCGGACGACTACTGGGCACCGGTCGGCGTCTGGCAAATCCGCGAGAGCGTCCGCAACGCCTTCGAAGGCGAGTTCGGCGAGGCCGAGACCTTCCACGGCGCAGTCCGGGAAATCGCGCCCCAGTTACCGGTCTCGCTCGCCGGCCTCCGGCGCAAGTCCCACATGTTGTCGGGGCTACAGGCCAACCTCGCGGACTTCTCCTGA
- a CDS encoding DUF302 domain-containing protein — protein sequence MSLAIDPSALDAEDIGEERATLEMDHDEAVEHVREAFTDAGFGVATEFSASDMLNEKIDAGRDNYYVLGACNPNMADRALDASDNRIGALFPCNVVVWEEEPGVQTVYHVSIMRIARLVGMAPDDDEWEDIVSDTGEFVDEAFSNLDTA from the coding sequence ATGAGTCTTGCAATCGACCCCTCGGCGCTCGACGCCGAGGACATCGGCGAGGAGCGCGCGACGCTCGAAATGGACCACGACGAAGCGGTCGAACACGTCCGCGAGGCCTTCACCGACGCCGGGTTCGGCGTCGCCACCGAGTTCTCGGCCTCCGACATGCTGAACGAGAAAATCGACGCCGGTCGGGACAACTACTACGTGTTGGGTGCGTGCAATCCCAACATGGCCGACCGGGCGCTCGACGCCAGCGACAACCGCATCGGCGCGCTGTTCCCGTGCAACGTCGTCGTCTGGGAGGAGGAACCCGGCGTCCAGACCGTCTACCACGTCAGCATCATGCGAATCGCCCGCCTCGTCGGGATGGCCCCCGACGACGACGAGTGGGAGGACATCGTGAGCGATACCGGCGAGTTCGTAGACGAGGCCTTCTCCAACCTCGACACCGCGTAG
- a CDS encoding CPBP family intramembrane glutamic endopeptidase — protein MTWDVRGLDERLVRDTIVYILAPLALAVRHGRHLGYRVDRTAIRNTLLLSLFVVPFYVVGSSLPTIRAYYPMWETSAALGEFLPHAAAQFVVALAAETYYRGLLCVGVREIGFKSVFISPVVYAFHHMYKPPIELMLSGPTDVLFGAVDYKSNSILPSVVAHGVGLGVLDWLVLHPPLLAPERVVRWLSWLPIPI, from the coding sequence ATGACGTGGGACGTGCGCGGACTCGACGAGCGACTCGTCCGAGATACAATCGTCTACATTCTCGCGCCCCTCGCGCTGGCGGTCCGACACGGCCGCCACCTCGGCTATCGCGTGGACCGGACCGCGATTCGCAACACCCTCTTGCTCTCGCTGTTCGTCGTCCCCTTCTACGTCGTCGGGTCGTCGCTTCCGACGATTCGGGCCTACTACCCGATGTGGGAGACCAGCGCCGCGCTCGGGGAGTTTCTGCCCCACGCCGCCGCCCAGTTCGTCGTCGCGCTGGCGGCCGAAACCTACTACCGGGGCCTGCTCTGCGTCGGCGTGCGCGAAATCGGGTTCAAGAGCGTGTTCATCAGCCCCGTCGTCTACGCTTTCCACCACATGTACAAGCCGCCAATCGAACTGATGCTGTCGGGACCGACCGACGTGCTGTTCGGCGCGGTGGACTACAAGAGCAACTCCATCCTGCCCTCGGTGGTGGCCCACGGCGTCGGACTGGGCGTGCTGGACTGGCTAGTGCTTCACCCGCCCTTGTTGGCCCCCGAGCGCGTGGTTCGGTGGCTGTCGTGGCTCCCGATTCCGATTTAG
- a CDS encoding DUF5789 family protein, with protein sequence MADDNEEEAEPAVELGEGEPVEGAPLARVAARLYWPIQKSKILEKEEGAVIRTPDGPRELADVLAEVDETYFQSKREFTNGVRSAVGTGPVPTADE encoded by the coding sequence ATGGCTGACGACAACGAGGAAGAAGCAGAACCCGCCGTCGAACTCGGCGAGGGCGAACCCGTCGAGGGAGCGCCGCTCGCGCGCGTCGCCGCTCGACTCTACTGGCCGATTCAAAAGAGCAAGATTCTCGAAAAGGAGGAGGGCGCGGTCATCCGGACGCCCGACGGCCCCCGAGAGTTGGCCGACGTCCTCGCGGAGGTAGACGAGACGTACTTCCAGAGCAAACGGGAGTTCACCAACGGCGTCCGGTCGGCCGTCGGCACCGGTCCGGTTCCGACCGCCGACGAGTAG
- a CDS encoding HalOD1 output domain-containing protein — MSENVTENLNETHGITESETYDRDRPLSAAVVDAVADAADVDPAEIGTPLYDQIDPDALDNLFSDRHNGMPRGSGHVVFSLLDYEVTVYSDGYVVVRE; from the coding sequence ATGAGTGAAAACGTGACCGAGAACCTCAACGAGACACACGGTATCACGGAGAGCGAAACCTACGACCGCGACCGGCCGCTCAGCGCCGCGGTCGTGGATGCGGTCGCGGACGCCGCCGACGTGGACCCCGCCGAAATCGGCACGCCGCTATACGACCAAATCGACCCCGACGCGCTCGACAACCTATTCAGTGACCGACACAACGGGATGCCCCGCGGGAGCGGTCACGTCGTATTCTCGCTTCTGGATTACGAAGTCACCGTCTACAGCGACGGCTACGTCGTCGTCCGCGAGTAG